The nucleotide window TAGACGATTTCCCTTGCTTCGTCGCCCTGCTCGCGCTCGAACTGGCTGCGGTACGCCTGCATTCCGGGATCTTCGCTCGAGGTGCGATCCGTCAGCCGCGCGCCCTCGGCAGGAAAGTTTGGGCTGATGGCCAATAGGGAAGATGCCAGGTAGAAGCAGCCTAGAGACTCATCAGAGCCGATGGGCGGCGCACCGTCGCTCAGCCACTTGCGGATGGGCACCGGATCAACCGCCACGGCGCCTTCGTCGAGTGCTTCCTCGATTAGCTCGCGGGAGACGTATTCCGGTTTCCCAAGAACGACTCGCATACCAGGCAAGTCCGGCATTTCCGAGGCGAGGCGATCATGCGTTGAGATGAATTCGCGGAGCACCTGAATGGTTGGTGTACAGATTACGGCACGTCCGCCGTCGGAAATTGTTTCGCTGGCGGCCGCGATCATTGCCAAAGTCTTGCCGATGCCGGTGGCGCCTTCGATGAGGCCGACCTGGTGTTTCCCCAGGGTATCAATGAGGCAATCGAACAGTAGCGACTGCTCCTGCCGGAAGCCGAGCCCCAGGGCGCCGGTGTATGCCGCCATGTTGTCTTTCTCGGTGATGCGGTGCGCTAGCGCATCGCCCCGGGCAATTGCGGCGTACAGGTAGGCGCGGATCGCCTCGCTTTGAGTCAGATTCGCAGTGTAGGCGTGCTCATCGATGACGCTCATGATGGCCGCGGGGAACGAAACATTGCGATTGACGCCCGGGTCATGTGACGTTGGCAGTTTGGCGGCGGGCACGCCCGCTTCAACAACGCCCACGACCATTTTGCGTGCGGCTTCGATTATGGTGCCCAGAACCTGTTTGGGCGAGTCCGGGCCGGTGTATTGAGGATGCAGGGACGCGCAAAGCGCCCCGGGAATTTGCAGATTTGGCATTACTACTCCATTCGGCTACTTGACTATTCGTATTATCTATTTTATACTTTCTTTCGTCAAGTCAGTTAGATCGTATTTACGAAATAAATATTAATCACGGAGGGCAAGATGATTCAATGTACGCGCCAATCGCTCCTAAGAATTAGGTTGCCGGCTGGCCGTCAGCAACTTTATCCGAATGAATTCAGGGAGTTGCTGGCAAGGGCCGGCGACGGTAACCCGCTGTTGCCATCAGCTTTCTTTCACTGCGGCCCTGACGGCGTGCCTCTCCCTGGGAAACCGGATATCCGCATTGTCGGTGGGAAGAGCTGGGTCGGGATCCTCGATCAAACCGGGCGAAACCCGCTGTTCGATGGCGCCGTTGGTGCGGCCACCCGTATCGTTGCGCAGCATTACGGCCAGCCAGTGACCATCCAGGTGGAGGCGCCTAAATTCGGGGCCAATATCGATGCAGAGGGCGGGTTTTCGGGGGGGCGCGGCTACTTTGTCCGCGACATGGCGATCAAGCGCCGCGGGAAAGGTCGCCGCAACATGGATGATCGCGAACTCGCCCGGCGCATATTACTCGATGGCATTGGTGAAATCGCCAACCGGTATGGCTTCGATGTGCCCCCGGAGAGTACGTTGAATCTGCGCATCCATGATTTTCGCTGCATCGGACTGCGCCTCGGAACGACGCGGGGCGTAACGAACGAATATGTGTCGCTGGTGAACGCCGAAATCACGATGAATTGCGATCTCAGCGGTATTTGGCAGGCGGGTTCCCTGCAGTCGCGCGGGTACGGAAGAATCGTGCCGAAGATCGCCGGTGCCACCATGAAATTATCGGCGCCACAGGAGGTGCTGTCGTGATCATTTCTCCCTCTGCCATTGCGCTCCAGGCGCTCGGTTTGCAGCCCTCTGGCAACTTCAAGGCAACCGCCGCCGGCCCGGCCATGCGGTGCTCAATGTGTGGCGTCGGCATCGAGCCAGGATCCCTTTACGACAAACTCGACTTGCCGGAGTCATTCACGAACAAGCTTGCCATGGCCATCCCGGGCGGCGAACACATCTGCGGCGCCTGCAAAACCGTCATGGGTGAGGGAGCGTTCCAGCAATCGCTGGCCACGGCGATCGTTTCAACCAAGGGGTATTTCCCGATCATGAAGAAGGAGAACCGTGCCTGGGCGTTCCTCGATCCTCCAGAGTCGCCTTTCTTCGTGACTATCCAGAACGCGCAGCAGCAGCACGTCGTCTGGCGCGCGCCCGTTTCGCTGTCGCGGGAAATCATTCTGGTGCGCGTTGGCGAGCAAGTCCTGCGTCTGCGGCGCCAGAAGCTGAAAGCGGCGCGAGAAATCGTGCTTCGTCTCGACGATTTCCGCCACCGGATATCCGTGCATGACGGCAAGGCGCGCAAGCCTAAGAAGGCGGCGGCCGCGCAGGATGCGGCGGAGAGCCCATTCGTCGCCGACTGGAAATATCAATCGGCCGACGGCGGCGTCATGAAACAGTGGTATCGGGATCTGGTTGCGGCCGGCAATGTCCCGGAAGAAGAGCAGGCCGTGCTGTCGTCGTTGAACGCCGGAGAAGTCTGGGCGTTGCAGGCAGTTCTACATCGGACGCCGGTTGAGCCGGAATCCAAATCCGTTTAATCCAAGGAGATTTGAAGCATGAATACCAATAGCATCGAAGTTGCCTTATCCCTGACCGCTCCCATGCACGTTGCCTATCCGGACAACTATGTTAAGAGCGAGGGACTGTCGAAGACCATCACGCAAACCATCACTGTGGGCGACAAGAAGATGTCGCTGCCGTACTACCCGGCAAACGGCTTCAGGGGCGGGCTTCGCCGTGTCATCGCAGACATGATTTGCGACAGCATCGCCGTGACGGAAGGGACGATTTCCGGCGAACTCTACAATGGCCTGCATTGCGGCGCTTCCAGCAGTTCCCCCGACCAGACGGCAAAATCCATTGAGGAAATTATCCGTGCCCGCTCGCACGTCTACATGGGGTTGTTCGGCGGTGGCGCGCGTACCCACGAGTCCATGTACGCTGCCAGCGACATGCTGCCGATCCTGAATGCCACGATCAGTGCCGGCATGGTGCCCGCCCGGTATCGCGACGGATATGTCTCACAGATCGTCGGAAAGGATGGTGTCGTGCGGCATATCGAGCCTTATGAGTTGATCGACGCTCGCCATTTCGTGCGCATCGATGATCTTTACAGGGTGATGGATCCGGTAGGAATCAATAAAACGGTTACCAGCCCGGTTGAAGCCGTCACAAGCCACCAAGAGGCAATTGGCATCCATCGTGCGCAAGACGAGGAAATCCTGAAAAATGAAGGCAAGAAACACCCGCGGGATGTTTCCCAGCTGCAATCCGTTCAAACCATTGCCGCCGGTACGCCGATGTTCTTCCGTATCGACATGAAGAGCGATGCCACGGAAGCGCAGGCCGGTGCATTGCTCCTTGGGATTGCCGGGTTGCTCACGCAGAACAACTTCGGCTGCATGGGGCGGTGGGGATTTGGCCGGGTAAAACCCCTCGATATCAGCATGAACTTCGGCGGCGAGTTGACCGGCGGGCTTTTCGAGAACAACGCCGAGTTCTCCATGCCGGAGAATATGGCCCGCTACGTGGATCAGGCGCGCAAGGAAATCGCCGCCATTCGTACGGCCGACATCGCGGCATTCTTC belongs to Opitutaceae bacterium and includes:
- the csf2 gene encoding type IV CRISPR-associated protein Csf2 → MNTNSIEVALSLTAPMHVAYPDNYVKSEGLSKTITQTITVGDKKMSLPYYPANGFRGGLRRVIADMICDSIAVTEGTISGELYNGLHCGASSSSPDQTAKSIEEIIRARSHVYMGLFGGGARTHESMYAASDMLPILNATISAGMVPARYRDGYVSQIVGKDGVVRHIEPYELIDARHFVRIDDLYRVMDPVGINKTVTSPVEAVTSHQEAIGIHRAQDEEILKNEGKKHPRDVSQLQSVQTIAAGTPMFFRIDMKSDATEAQAGALLLGIAGLLTQNNFGCMGRWGFGRVKPLDISMNFGGELTGGLFENNAEFSMPENMARYVDQARKEIAAIRTADIAAFFEDFSADKKAAKKAAKAAQ